The genomic stretch GCAGATATGATATATGTTTTTGATGAAGGGAAAATTGTTGAAAAAGGTAAGCATCATGAATTACTAGAAAATAATGGTTTATATGCAAGTATGTATAAGAAACAGTTAATTAAGGAAGAATTATAACACATTTCAAAAGGAGGTGTTTGTATGAATAAGGTTAAACTGTTTGTTTTAATTATGTTAATTGTTGCCATTAGTCTTTTTGCAACGAAAGTTACTATTTTCCATATTAATGATACACATGGGCATGCTTGGACTTTTAGTGAGTACAAAAATCCTAATATTGGTGGTTTTGCTGTTATTGCTTCAATAATTGATAAAGAAAGGGCAGTTAATCCTAATGTTTTATTCTTACATGCAGGTGATTTGAATACGGGAGTTCCTGAATCTGATCTTCTAAATGCGTTACCTGATATTTTTGTCCTTAACAGAATGAAACTAACTGCGATGGCAGTAGGTAATCATGAATTTGATAAAGACAGATCAGTCCTTGAGTATCAAATGAGTATTGCAAAATTCCCATTCTTATCTGCAAATATTTATAAAAATGGGAAGCCATTTTTTACACCTTATATTATCAAAAATGTGGGAGGAGTAAAAGTCGCTATTTTCGGATTAACTACTGAAGAAACAGCAATTCTTGAACCATTGTACAGTTCTGATTTGGAATTTAGAAATGCTATTGAAGTAGCAAAAGAATTAGTTCCAAAATTAAGAGCAGAAGCTGATGTAGTTGTTGCCCTTACCCATCTTGGAATGGGAATGGAACATGAAGGAGATTATACAACTTCTGAACAGCTTGCACAAGCTGTTGATGGTATAGATGTAATTATTGATGGACACAGTCATACAAAATTAGCTAAAGCTAAAGTAATCAATAATACAATAATTGTTCAGGCTTGGGAATGGGGTAAAATATTAGGTAAATTGGAACTTGATGTTGAGAATGGAAAGATAGCAAATTGGAATTGGACACCAATTCCGGTTAAACTTGAAGGCAATGAAGAAGCGCTTTATGTAAAAGTTCCACTTGATATATTTGCAAAGATGGGTTCAGAGAAACTTGATACAGTCATTGGAGAAACAAAGATATTACTTGATGGTGAAAGAGCCCATGTAAGATCTGGTGATACAAATCTAGGCCATCTTATAACTGATGCAATGCTTTGGAAAACTGGTGCAGAAATTGCATTACAAAATGGTGGAGGAATAAGAGCTTCAATAAAGCCTGATAAAATAACAATTAGGGATATTTTAACAGTTCTTCCATTTGGAAATACCGTATATGTTTTAAAATTAAAAGGTTCGGAATTGTTAAAGGTTCTTGAATACGCAGCAACAATTCCTGAAGGAAAAGGAGCCTTTTTACATGTAGCAGGTTTAACTTGGAAAAGCGAAGGAGGAAAGGTAACTGAGGTGTTAGTTAACGGAAAACCACTTGATCCTAATAAAATATATCTTGTAGCTACAAACAATTATATGGCTGGTGGTGGTGACGGATATTCGTTATTGAAGGAAAATAAATCTTCAGGATACGATACTGGTTTTGTTTTAGCTGACGTTGTAGTTGAATATATTCAAAAAGGATTAAACGGAAAAATCGAAACGTACGATGATACCCCAAGATATATAAGGAAATAATTGTCAAAAGAAAGGAAGCCTTAAGGCTTCCTTTCTTTTTAGGGGGCTAAAGTATGATCAGAAAAGTGAATAAAAAAGATGATTTATTGAAAGTAGCCGAATTGATCTATAGTACTGATGAAGAGCTTTTTTCTTTTCTTTTTGGAAAGAAAGAAAAGGCTATTTTCAAACTTGCTAGACTGGTTGAAAAAGAATCAAATGTTTTTTCTTGCAAAAATATATATGGATATTTTGATAAAGAATTGAAAGGTATACTAATTGTTTATGATTTAAAAAGTAGAGACACACAGGGGAAGTCAAAAGATTTTATGGAGGTATTTTCACTTGTTGAATTATTTATACTATTTTTAAAAAGTGTAATATTAAAGAATTTAATGAGTTTGGAAGGGTTAGAAGGGTTATATATTCAGAATATTAGTGTTGATAAGAGATTTAGAGGTCAAGGGCTTGGTACAAAACTTTTAGAATATTGCATCAGAGTAGCCAAAAAAGAAGGTTATAAAGAAATTTACTTAGATGTTGAAAAAAGTAATAGAGCTAAGAATTTATACTTGAGAAAGGGATTTAAAATTATTGATGAAAAAAGGTCGATAATAAGAAAATT from Thermosipho atlanticus DSM 15807 encodes the following:
- a CDS encoding bifunctional UDP-sugar hydrolase/5'-nucleotidase — protein: MNKVKLFVLIMLIVAISLFATKVTIFHINDTHGHAWTFSEYKNPNIGGFAVIASIIDKERAVNPNVLFLHAGDLNTGVPESDLLNALPDIFVLNRMKLTAMAVGNHEFDKDRSVLEYQMSIAKFPFLSANIYKNGKPFFTPYIIKNVGGVKVAIFGLTTEETAILEPLYSSDLEFRNAIEVAKELVPKLRAEADVVVALTHLGMGMEHEGDYTTSEQLAQAVDGIDVIIDGHSHTKLAKAKVINNTIIVQAWEWGKILGKLELDVENGKIANWNWTPIPVKLEGNEEALYVKVPLDIFAKMGSEKLDTVIGETKILLDGERAHVRSGDTNLGHLITDAMLWKTGAEIALQNGGGIRASIKPDKITIRDILTVLPFGNTVYVLKLKGSELLKVLEYAATIPEGKGAFLHVAGLTWKSEGGKVTEVLVNGKPLDPNKIYLVATNNYMAGGGDGYSLLKENKSSGYDTGFVLADVVVEYIQKGLNGKIETYDDTPRYIRK
- a CDS encoding GNAT family N-acetyltransferase, whose protein sequence is MIRKVNKKDDLLKVAELIYSTDEELFSFLFGKKEKAIFKLARLVEKESNVFSCKNIYGYFDKELKGILIVYDLKSRDTQGKSKDFMEVFSLVELFILFLKSVILKNLMSLEGLEGLYIQNISVDKRFRGQGLGTKLLEYCIRVAKKEGYKEIYLDVEKSNRAKNLYLRKGFKIIDEKRSIIRKFSIYRMKKDI